The genomic segment CTCCGCTACCAGGGTGCCGTGCACCATGTGCATGCCGCAGCTGAATGGATACTCGCCCGGCTCGAGCGCGGGCAGACTGACTACAGCGCCGCCCTGCTCGAGGTCGGCTTCGATGCCGAGGCCTTCGAAGACGACCCTCCCGAGGCAGCCGTGCCCCTCGGTGAAGGTCAGCTCCACGGGTATGCCGGCAGCGACGATGATCCTGTCCGGCTCGTAGCCGTCGGTCACACGCACCGTCAGGCGCTGCACCGTCTGGATGGCGGCGCGGGCGGGCGGGGCGGGCGGCTCCGGCGTCATGCCGAGGACGGCTTTCTCCTCGACACTCAAGTGATCGTCGCCCGCGATGCGCTCGAGCGGCGTCGCGGTGACGGACGTCGGCGCGAGCCCGGCGGTCACGACCGCCCGCACGATCTCGTCGTGCAGGTCGTGATCGGCCGACGAGAGGGCTACGAGGCGCCGCCCCCTGTCGATCGAGACGGTCTCGACGCCGTCGATGTCGAGCACGTGCATCGTCACGAGCGCTTCTCCCGAACGGCATGTGATGCCTTCGAGGCCGACGCTGTAGACGTCCGTGTACGTGATGGGTGTCATCTTCGTCTCACTCCCTACTTGACCACTATGCTGCCGAAGACCATCTGCATGCCGCACGAGAACGCATAGGTCCCAGGCGCGAGAGCGGCCAGCTTGACC from the Coriobacteriia bacterium genome contains:
- a CDS encoding cupredoxin domain-containing protein, translated to MTPITYTDVYSVGLEGITCRSGEALVTMHVLDIDGVETVSIDRGRRLVALSSADHDLHDEIVRAVVTAGLAPTSVTATPLERIAGDDHLSVEEKAVLGMTPEPPAPPARAAIQTVQRLTVRVTDGYEPDRIIVAAGIPVELTFTEGHGCLGRVVFEGLGIEADLEQGGAVVSLPALEPGEYPFSCGMHMVHGTLVAE